GGCCACCGCCGCCTTGCGGGAAGCTGAAAAAACCCTGCGCCAAACGGAACTGACTTTGCAGTGGCTTCACGCTCAGGGCGCATGAACGGGCACTCACTTTAGTCAGATGACGGCGCCCTGACGCTGTGGCAACTTGAAGGCATGACCTTGAGGAAAAAACCCCAGCGGGACGAGCACCCCGACACCGAAAGACGCGGGGACGGCGCGCCCAGCCTCGCGTCCGGTCTGGGTGGCCTGGCGCGGCGGCTGGCGAAACAGGCGCTGGACGACCCACGGATACGCGAGACGGGCAGTCAACTGAAGCACCGCGCCGAGGAACTTCAGGCCCAGGCGCGCGACCGGGCCGATAGACGCCTGGAGGACATCATCGCCAGGCGCGGTGGAAGCGACGAGACGAACGAACTCCTGGCCCAGCGCCGGCAGGAACGCGACCTGAAGGCCGGCAAGCTGCGCGCCCGCTCGCAACTGCTGGCCCTGGCCGACACCCCGCACGAGAAGCGCGTGCTGCTGCGCGTCATCGAGGGAACCCCCTGGGCCGGCGGTGAAGGCCGCGTGCCGCGTTACACCGAACTGCTCGATACCCTCGCGCCGTCCGGCGAGGCGGGCGCGGAAATGGCGGTTCACCGCGCGCTGTGGTCACTGGCCGAACGGCACGTGCTGTCGGTGTCGCCTTTCGGGGAGATCACCGCTTCACCGCTTAGCCGGGCCGCTAGAGTGCTGGAGAACCATGACCACAACCCCACTGAGTATTGACCTGAATGCCGACCTGGGCGAAGGCAGCCCGCACGAGGAAGCAGTGATGCCGCACGTCACCAGCGCGAACATCGCCTGCGGGGGGCACGCCGGAGACGCAGAGACCATGCGCCGCAGCCTGCTGCTGACGCAGAAGTACGGTGTGGCGGCCGGAGCGCACCCCGGTTTTCCGGACAAGGAAGGCTTTGGGCGGCGCGAGCTACACTTCCGACCCGCCGAGGTCACGCAGTTCGTGCTGGAGCAGATCGAGGCCCTGGGGGCCGTGGCGGCCGAGGTGGGCGTGCCCCTGCGGCACGTCAAACCGCATGGAATGCTGTACAACATGGCCGTGAAAGACCCTGAACTGGCCGCCGCCATCGCGCAGGCCGTGGCCCAGTCGGGGATTTTGCCTTACTTCGGGCTGGCGGGGGCAAGCAGCGTGATGCTGCGGGAAGCCGAGAAACAGGGCCTGCGGCCCATCGGTGAGGGCTTTGCAGATCGGGGGTATGCGCCCGACGGCTCGCTGTGGCCACGCGGTCAGGCAGGGGCCCTGCGGCCCGAAGCCGAAGCCATCGGGCAGGGCGTCAGCATTGCCACCACGGGTACCGTCACCGCTGTTACGGGCGAACAGGTCAAGGTTCCTGCCCACACCCTGTGCCTGCACGGCGACGGCGCCGAAGCCGCCGAAATCGCCAGAAACCTGCGGCATGCCCTGGAACAGGCAGGCGTCAACGTCCAGGCCCCATAGCTTAGGGCAGACAACTGAGATGAGAACTTCAAGTTGATTTGGATGCCCCACCTGCAAGCCTCCTCCCCTCTCCCAAACAGGTACAGGCAAAGCAGTCCATCTTGTTCGCGTCCCAGTCAACTTCGCCGTTCAATCAGACCGAGGCCGTCGGGCGCGGAGCGCACGGGCCATACGCCACGAACCCGGACGTTCAAAACATTCGGCCCCGCTGCTTTAAGCCCCGTCCCAGAACCAACAACCGCCCACATCCCACCCCTGCCCAGTGCAACGTAAGCTCCCCCTGTCCCCGGTGGGGATAGGGGGTTGGGGCCGCCCAGCAGCAAAAGAAAAAGCCAGGCCCACCGACCTGGCTTCCCTCATTGGCTTGAAGCTCAGGCGCGGCGTCCGCCGAACATACCGATCAGGTCATCGAGTGCGTTGCCGTCGCCGTCACGATCCAGGACATTGTTCAACGTGCCGATCATGCCGCCCAGGTTGCCACCCCCGCCCATCTGTCCGCTGCGCTGGCTCATCTGGTTGCTGGCGCCAGGATAGCCGGGAATAACGCTCCCACCCCCCAGAACGCTGCCCTGAGATTGCTGATACCCCTGACTCTGGTTCTGCTGGCCGCCCAGCGCCCCGCCAAGCACGTTGCCCAGGCCGCCGCCACCGAGAATGCCGCCCAGGATGCTGCCGATGTCGATGCCGCCCGCGTTCGCGCCCATGTTGCCACTCTGGGCACTGCCGCGTTGGCGGGCAAGGTAATTCAGGATAAGGGGCGCGACCATCATCAGGACTTGCATGGCGAGTTGCGGGCTGATGCCGGCGCGCTGGCTGACGGCGTTCACGGCGGCGTTCTGCTGCCCGCCAAAAATGTGCCCCAGCATGCGCTGCGCTGCGCCCTGATCCGGC
This genomic interval from Deinococcus fonticola contains the following:
- a CDS encoding DUF937 domain-containing protein translates to MMDIFNMLGGMGQTQQQVSRQLGTDPSQTASALEAAVPLLLGALTRNAQSPQGAASLESALNDHTGNTIGLFQQGQVPDQGAAQRMLGHIFGGQQNAAVNAVSQRAGISPQLAMQVLMMVAPLILNYLARQRGSAQSGNMGANAGGIDIGSILGGILGGGGLGNVLGGALGGQQNQSQGYQQSQGSVLGGGSVIPGYPGASNQMSQRSGQMGGGGNLGGMIGTLNNVLDRDGDGNALDDLIGMFGGRRA
- the pxpA gene encoding 5-oxoprolinase subunit PxpA codes for the protein MTTTPLSIDLNADLGEGSPHEEAVMPHVTSANIACGGHAGDAETMRRSLLLTQKYGVAAGAHPGFPDKEGFGRRELHFRPAEVTQFVLEQIEALGAVAAEVGVPLRHVKPHGMLYNMAVKDPELAAAIAQAVAQSGILPYFGLAGASSVMLREAEKQGLRPIGEGFADRGYAPDGSLWPRGQAGALRPEAEAIGQGVSIATTGTVTAVTGEQVKVPAHTLCLHGDGAEAAEIARNLRHALEQAGVNVQAP